In Niallia sp. FSL W8-0635, one genomic interval encodes:
- a CDS encoding M23 family metallopeptidase, giving the protein MGSRNDDVRKKIERRRKERARMEKNIDSRVLWSDEEDNYDYSFTSKEENYPPKIHPLFRKDLFMLKILGAAILFLAVAIIVDHPSTKLAKVEDTIRQAMSNDFNFMVVSDWYEDKFGKPLAFLPEQKEVVQDTEQLQQYTLSASGKVLEEFQKNGQRIAIETGSDTTVQSFNEGQITFIGEKEGFGKTVVIKHSDQSESWYGNLEEVDVKLYENIKKGTKVGKASRYEGDETLGLFYFAIKKNDDFIDPLQVIEIE; this is encoded by the coding sequence ATGGGGTCAAGAAACGATGATGTTAGAAAAAAAATTGAAAGAAGAAGAAAAGAACGGGCGAGGATGGAAAAAAATATTGATAGCAGAGTGCTATGGTCGGATGAAGAGGATAACTACGATTATAGTTTTACAAGTAAAGAGGAAAATTACCCACCGAAGATTCATCCCTTGTTTCGCAAAGATCTATTTATGTTGAAAATCTTAGGAGCAGCCATTCTTTTTCTTGCTGTTGCCATCATTGTAGACCACCCATCCACAAAATTAGCAAAGGTAGAGGATACAATTAGACAAGCAATGTCGAATGATTTTAATTTTATGGTTGTTTCAGATTGGTATGAAGATAAATTTGGAAAACCATTAGCCTTTCTACCAGAACAGAAAGAAGTGGTGCAGGATACAGAGCAATTACAGCAATATACCTTATCTGCATCCGGTAAAGTGTTAGAGGAATTTCAAAAAAACGGGCAACGAATTGCGATAGAAACAGGATCGGATACAACCGTCCAATCTTTTAATGAAGGACAAATTACCTTTATAGGAGAGAAAGAAGGTTTTGGGAAAACGGTTGTTATCAAGCACAGTGATCAAAGCGAATCGTGGTATGGAAATTTAGAAGAAGTGGATGTAAAATTATACGAAAATATAAAAAAAGGAACAAAGGTTGGAAAGGCCTCAAGGTATGAAGGAGATGAAACACTCGGTTTATTCTATTTTGCGATAAAGAAAAATGATGATTTTATCGATCCTTTACAGGTGATAGAAATTGAATAG
- the minD gene encoding septum site-determining protein MinD — MGEAIVITSGKGGVGKTTTSANIGTALALQGKKVCLVDTDIGLRNLDVVMGLENRIIYDLVDVVEERCKIHQALVKDKRFDDLLYLLPAAQTSDKTAVRPNQMRELVLRLKQDYDYIIIDCPAGIEQGYQNAVAGADKAIVVTTPEVSSVRDADRVIGLLEKEEQMERPMLVINRIRNHMVKNGDMLDIDEVTSHLSIDLLGIVADDDAVIRASNNGEPIALNPNSKSAIAYRNIARRILGETVPLQHLEEESKGVFAKIKTFFGAR; from the coding sequence ATGGGAGAGGCAATTGTTATAACATCAGGTAAAGGTGGAGTTGGAAAAACAACCACTTCTGCAAACATAGGAACAGCACTTGCGTTACAAGGAAAGAAAGTCTGTTTAGTAGATACAGATATTGGCTTACGAAATCTTGATGTCGTAATGGGGTTAGAAAATCGTATCATTTATGATTTAGTGGATGTAGTAGAGGAAAGATGTAAAATTCATCAAGCGCTTGTAAAAGATAAAAGGTTTGATGACCTATTATATTTACTTCCAGCTGCTCAAACGAGTGATAAAACAGCTGTTCGACCAAATCAAATGAGAGAGCTGGTCCTTCGTTTAAAGCAGGACTATGATTATATTATTATTGATTGTCCTGCAGGTATTGAACAAGGATATCAAAATGCGGTTGCTGGTGCGGATAAAGCAATTGTGGTTACTACTCCTGAAGTATCTTCTGTAAGAGATGCGGATAGAGTAATTGGTTTACTGGAAAAAGAAGAGCAAATGGAACGACCAATGCTAGTTATAAATAGAATTAGAAATCATATGGTGAAAAATGGAGACATGTTGGATATTGATGAGGTAACAAGTCATCTTTCTATTGATTTATTAGGGATTGTTGCAGATGATGATGCTGTTATTAGAGCTTCTAACAATGGTGAGCCAATTGCTTTAAACCCAAATAGTAAATCTGCGATTGCTTATCGGAATATCGCCAGAAGAATTTTAGGTGAAACAGTTCCATTGCAACACTTAGAAGAAGAATCAAAAGGTGTGTTTGCTAAAATTAAGACATTCTTCGGTGCTAGATAA
- the minC gene encoding septum site-determining protein MinC, which produces MKKRQLVTIKGTKNGLGLHLNDNCSYEDILRELQYKLNESSSLHNENRDLKVTVELGNRYVTDEQKEEIVHLIQEKQNLSVQSINSNLVTKKEAENWLRQNEVKSITSIVRSGQILEVPGDLLLIGDVNPGGKVIAGGNIYIMGQLKGIAHAGYNGNDDAVIAASIMKPTQIRISHFIEREMTNSSSENTREMECAYVNNNAIKIDRLQVLPHLRPNLLKLEGGY; this is translated from the coding sequence ATGAAAAAAAGGCAGCTAGTAACAATTAAAGGAACGAAGAATGGACTAGGTCTACATCTTAATGATAATTGTTCATACGAGGATATATTAAGAGAACTCCAGTATAAATTAAATGAGAGCTCAAGCCTTCATAATGAAAATCGGGATTTAAAAGTAACAGTAGAGCTTGGGAATAGATATGTAACCGATGAGCAAAAGGAAGAGATTGTTCATTTAATTCAGGAAAAACAAAATCTGTCTGTCCAATCGATTAATAGTAATTTAGTAACGAAGAAAGAAGCGGAGAATTGGTTAAGACAAAATGAAGTGAAATCAATTACCAGTATTGTGCGCTCAGGACAAATACTTGAGGTGCCAGGTGATTTATTGCTAATTGGAGATGTCAATCCCGGTGGGAAAGTAATAGCCGGTGGTAATATCTATATCATGGGACAGTTGAAAGGTATTGCCCATGCTGGATATAATGGGAATGATGATGCAGTTATTGCGGCATCTATTATGAAGCCGACGCAAATCCGGATTAGTCATTTTATCGAGAGAGAAATGACCAATTCATCTTCTGAAAATACAAGAGAAATGGAATGTGCATATGTGAATAACAATGCCATTAAGATTGATAGATTACAAGTATTACCACATTTAAGACCAAATTTGCTGAAATTGGAAGGAGGATATTAA
- the mreD gene encoding rod shape-determining protein MreD has protein sequence MRKVLIGCIISFMFILESVFLELLPTDPFGKNWIFVPYFLLITILFFSIYGNRNVGVIYGFVFGLLFDIVYTEILGIYFFAFPFIIYIFNKLMKIFHSNIVVVSVMSLFAVSALEMIVYQVIKVINLTTIDFASFIHLRLMPTLGLNLIFIMIVAYPYKRLFEKYAAELKE, from the coding sequence ATGAGAAAAGTTTTAATTGGCTGTATAATTTCATTCATGTTTATTTTAGAAAGTGTTTTTTTAGAATTACTTCCAACAGACCCTTTCGGAAAAAATTGGATTTTCGTTCCTTATTTTTTACTAATTACCATTCTTTTCTTTTCTATTTATGGAAATAGAAATGTAGGCGTAATTTATGGTTTCGTATTTGGCTTGCTTTTTGATATCGTCTATACAGAGATTTTAGGTATTTATTTTTTTGCTTTTCCTTTTATTATATATATATTTAATAAATTGATGAAAATTTTTCATAGTAATATTGTTGTGGTTTCCGTAATGAGTCTATTTGCAGTTTCGGCATTAGAAATGATTGTCTATCAAGTAATAAAAGTGATAAATCTAACAACGATTGATTTTGCAAGTTTTATTCATTTAAGACTTATGCCTACTTTAGGGCTAAATCTTATTTTTATCATGATTGTCGCATATCCATATAAACGATTATTCGAGAAGTATGCAGCTGAGTTAAAAGAATGA
- the mreC gene encoding rod shape-determining protein MreC, with protein MPQFFMNKRLIILLVSIIILVALIGFSLSDRNKLTWPEQFVKDTTGWVQTLVSRPAHFVVGFVDNVKSLRDTYEENKELKAKLEENAQLKYQVQGLKKDVQALQETLEEKESLSDYTLMKATVIRRNPSQWTELVTINRGENDGVEKNMAVITAAGLIGKIKSVAPNTATVQLLSSEDPANRISAFIQPTDKEKEKNKDKTEVFGIIADYDKETKQLIMTWEEVPNGLKVEKGQLVTTSGMGGVFPKGLAIGMVEKVEPDENGLQKKVFINPAADFYDIEHVMVVDREALSPEEDEQ; from the coding sequence ATGCCACAGTTTTTTATGAATAAACGCCTGATTATTTTGCTAGTTAGCATTATTATTCTCGTGGCATTAATAGGGTTTTCATTAAGTGATCGGAATAAATTAACCTGGCCTGAGCAATTCGTAAAAGATACAACCGGCTGGGTTCAAACCCTTGTTTCCAGACCTGCCCATTTTGTGGTGGGTTTTGTTGATAATGTCAAATCTTTACGGGATACATACGAAGAGAATAAGGAATTAAAGGCGAAGCTAGAGGAAAATGCTCAGCTTAAATACCAGGTTCAAGGTCTCAAAAAAGATGTCCAAGCATTACAAGAAACACTGGAAGAAAAAGAATCGTTAAGTGATTATACGCTAATGAAAGCAACGGTGATTAGAAGAAATCCATCCCAATGGACGGAGTTAGTTACCATTAATAGAGGAGAAAATGATGGCGTAGAGAAAAATATGGCTGTTATTACTGCTGCTGGATTAATTGGGAAAATTAAATCAGTTGCACCAAATACGGCTACTGTACAGCTGTTGAGCTCTGAAGATCCGGCTAATCGAATCTCTGCATTTATTCAGCCGACGGATAAGGAAAAAGAAAAGAATAAAGATAAAACGGAAGTTTTTGGAATTATTGCAGATTATGATAAAGAAACTAAGCAATTGATAATGACTTGGGAAGAAGTACCGAATGGATTAAAGGTTGAAAAAGGACAGCTTGTTACAACATCAGGAATGGGTGGAGTCTTTCCGAAGGGGTTAGCTATTGGAATGGTAGAAAAAGTAGAACCAGATGAAAATGGTCTTCAGAAAAAAGTATTTATCAATCCAGCAGCGGATTTCTATGATATTGAACATGTAATGGTAGTAGACCGGGAAGCTTTATCTCCTGAAGAGGATGAACAATGA
- a CDS encoding rod shape-determining protein: protein MLGFGTRDLGIDLGTANTLVYVKGKGIVVREPSVVALQTDTKSIVAVGNDAKNMIGRTPGNVVALRPMKDGVIADYETTATMMKYYIKQAIKNKGYFSGKPYVMVCVPSGITAVEERAVIDATRQAGARDAYTIEEPFAAAIGANLPVWEPTGSMVVDIGGGTTEVAIISLGGIVTSQSIRIAGDEMDDAIVNYIRKTYNLMIGERTSESIKMEIGSAGNPDQIENMDIRGRDLLTGLPKTIKITADEIAKALKDTVAAIVDAVKVTLEKTPPELAADIMDRGIVLTGGGALLRNLDKIISEETSMPVVIAEDPLDCVAIGTGKALDHIHLFKNKAKDSR, encoded by the coding sequence ATGTTAGGTTTTGGAACAAGAGATCTTGGAATTGATTTAGGAACAGCGAACACACTTGTGTATGTTAAAGGAAAAGGAATTGTAGTAAGAGAACCATCTGTGGTTGCTCTGCAAACAGATACAAAAAGCATTGTGGCAGTTGGAAATGATGCGAAAAATATGATTGGTAGAACACCAGGGAATGTGGTAGCGTTACGTCCGATGAAGGATGGTGTTATTGCTGATTATGAAACAACTGCAACGATGATGAAATACTATATTAAGCAAGCAATAAAAAATAAAGGCTATTTCTCGGGTAAACCATATGTAATGGTTTGTGTACCATCAGGAATCACTGCAGTAGAAGAGAGAGCTGTAATTGATGCAACGCGCCAAGCAGGTGCAAGAGATGCCTATACCATTGAAGAACCGTTTGCTGCAGCAATTGGAGCAAATCTTCCAGTATGGGAGCCAACAGGAAGCATGGTAGTAGATATCGGTGGTGGTACAACAGAAGTTGCGATTATTTCTCTTGGTGGAATTGTTACTAGCCAATCGATTCGAATTGCTGGAGATGAAATGGATGATGCAATCGTTAATTACATACGTAAAACGTATAATTTAATGATTGGGGAAAGAACTTCTGAAAGCATTAAAATGGAAATTGGAAGTGCTGGAAATCCTGATCAAATTGAAAATATGGATATTCGCGGTCGAGATTTATTAACCGGACTACCAAAAACGATCAAAATTACTGCTGATGAAATTGCAAAAGCATTAAAGGATACTGTAGCTGCAATTGTAGATGCAGTGAAAGTAACACTAGAAAAAACGCCTCCTGAACTGGCAGCTGATATTATGGATCGCGGAATAGTTCTAACCGGTGGTGGAGCATTGCTTCGAAATCTTGATAAAATTATCAGTGAAGAAACGAGCATGCCTGTCGTAATAGCAGAAGATCCATTAGATTGTGTTGCTATTGGAACTGGTAAAGCTTTAGATCATATTCACTTATTCAAAAATAAAGCAAAAGATTCACGATAA
- the radC gene encoding RadC family protein yields the protein MLIRDFPNDERPRERFIKQGPESLANHELIAILIQTGSKNESVLTLANKLLIHFDGLRLLKDASLDELKAIKGIGTAKAIQLMAAIELGRRVSNLEFTDRYCIRSPEDAAKYMMNEMRFLSQEHFVCLYLNTKNQVMHKQVVFIGSLNASIVHPREVYKEAFRRSAASIICLHNHPSGDPSPSREDIEVTKRLVECGKIIGIDLLDHIIIGENKFISLKEKGYV from the coding sequence ATGTTAATAAGAGATTTTCCAAATGATGAACGACCGAGAGAACGTTTTATTAAACAGGGACCAGAAAGCTTGGCAAATCATGAATTAATCGCTATATTGATTCAAACAGGTTCGAAAAATGAATCCGTACTAACATTAGCGAATAAGCTTTTAATTCATTTTGATGGACTCCGATTATTAAAGGATGCTAGCCTTGATGAGTTAAAAGCAATAAAAGGAATTGGAACAGCAAAAGCTATACAGTTGATGGCAGCGATCGAGCTGGGTAGACGTGTTTCTAATTTAGAATTCACTGATAGATATTGTATTCGATCACCAGAAGATGCTGCGAAGTACATGATGAATGAAATGAGATTCCTCTCGCAAGAGCATTTTGTTTGTTTATATTTAAATACAAAGAATCAAGTGATGCATAAGCAAGTAGTTTTTATTGGTAGTTTAAATGCAAGTATTGTCCATCCTCGGGAAGTATATAAAGAAGCATTTAGAAGATCTGCCGCTTCCATAATTTGTCTTCATAATCATCCATCAGGAGATCCTTCTCCAAGTAGAGAAGATATTGAAGTAACAAAAAGATTAGTGGAATGTGGAAAAATAATAGGGATTGATTTGCTAGATCATATCATAATTGGGGAAAATAAATTTATCAGCTTAAAAGAAAAAGGCTATGTATGA
- a CDS encoding Maf family protein: MLKKTLILASSSPRRKELLEELQIPIVISSSNVDESFEPSLSPEEIVMYLARKKVEAIYSDDKETFILGADTVVCLDGCILGKPHSREEAFQMLSQLSGKTHSVYTGVAIMANGKCSTFYEKTDVLFWELTEEEIHDYLDTGEPFDKAGAYGIQGVGRILVKEIKGDYFTVVGLPISRTVRELKALGFSMP, translated from the coding sequence ATGTTAAAGAAAACCCTCATATTGGCCTCTTCTTCTCCTCGACGAAAAGAGCTCCTTGAAGAACTCCAAATACCAATTGTTATATCCAGTAGTAATGTAGATGAAAGCTTTGAACCTTCCCTTTCTCCTGAAGAAATTGTCATGTATTTAGCGAGAAAAAAAGTGGAAGCTATCTATTCCGATGACAAAGAAACATTTATACTTGGTGCCGATACGGTAGTATGTTTAGATGGCTGCATATTAGGTAAGCCTCATTCGAGAGAGGAGGCGTTTCAAATGCTGAGTCAGCTTTCAGGAAAAACGCATTCTGTGTATACTGGTGTCGCTATTATGGCAAATGGCAAATGCTCCACATTTTATGAAAAAACTGACGTGCTATTTTGGGAATTAACAGAGGAAGAAATACACGATTACTTAGACACCGGGGAACCGTTTGATAAAGCAGGTGCGTATGGAATTCAAGGAGTAGGTAGAATACTAGTGAAAGAAATTAAAGGAGATTATTTCACCGTAGTTGGTCTTCCGATTTCTCGAACAGTACGCGAATTGAAAGCACTAGGCTTTAGTATGCCCTAA
- a CDS encoding SPOR domain-containing protein: protein MSEKPENRKTITIKINGKDRPFQNKDTDEVMEQNQPSVFHKDQKNVKKEKGVFSEESAAGSEAELEESFDWILPTPEEIPVKDKEKSMFTFQAPFNKKDKPTFSKSNKTKEEKKKSLPKEIVASIFFAVFFAVILGTSFGVILLNMVSNDQTTSSNGNITASANKSTNDGQVVASSAVASKEDITTYVLQDDIFSNEERAKNEQKKLKEAGKTSQVFPIDGQQFLLLGVASNLEDAKTWQKQVEGTYAKEMIFNGKKVENVSKEEKELIEGSPAIYYSILQIVTSIQFDKSISAENRSKLEEELTKVEEKKISTIINEKIKNMATHLAKGGELTLNLKENSSEKEIETVQQHLLDYLADYVAL, encoded by the coding sequence GTGAGTGAAAAACCGGAGAATCGAAAAACAATAACGATTAAAATCAACGGAAAAGACCGTCCATTCCAAAATAAGGATACTGACGAAGTGATGGAGCAGAACCAACCTTCTGTTTTTCATAAGGACCAAAAAAACGTTAAGAAAGAAAAGGGTGTATTTAGTGAAGAGTCTGCAGCAGGAAGTGAAGCAGAGTTAGAAGAAAGCTTTGATTGGATTCTTCCAACACCAGAGGAAATACCGGTAAAAGACAAAGAGAAAAGCATGTTTACCTTTCAAGCGCCTTTTAATAAAAAGGACAAGCCAACTTTTTCAAAGAGCAACAAAACAAAAGAGGAAAAGAAAAAAAGCTTGCCGAAGGAAATAGTTGCTTCTATTTTCTTTGCAGTTTTTTTTGCGGTCATATTAGGAACTAGTTTTGGTGTTATATTATTAAATATGGTAAGTAATGATCAGACTACTTCAAGCAATGGAAATATAACGGCTTCAGCCAATAAATCAACGAATGATGGACAAGTTGTTGCTTCTTCTGCAGTTGCTTCGAAGGAAGATATTACTACTTATGTCCTTCAAGATGATATTTTTTCTAATGAAGAGCGAGCCAAAAATGAGCAAAAAAAATTAAAAGAAGCAGGAAAAACGAGTCAAGTTTTCCCGATTGATGGGCAACAATTCCTTTTATTGGGAGTTGCTAGCAATTTGGAAGATGCAAAAACGTGGCAAAAGCAAGTAGAAGGTACGTATGCAAAAGAAATGATTTTTAATGGAAAAAAAGTGGAGAATGTATCCAAGGAAGAGAAAGAACTTATTGAAGGATCGCCAGCCATCTATTATTCTATTCTGCAAATAGTGACAAGTATTCAATTTGATAAATCTATTTCAGCTGAAAATAGGAGTAAGTTAGAGGAGGAGCTCACGAAAGTCGAGGAGAAAAAAATCTCTACTATCATAAATGAAAAAATTAAAAACATGGCAACTCACTTAGCAAAGGGTGGCGAGCTTACTTTGAATTTAAAAGAAAATAGTAGTGAAAAAGAGATAGAGACTGTTCAACAGCATTTATTAGATTACTTAGCTGATTATGTAGCATTATGA
- the pilM gene encoding type IV pilus biogenesis protein PilM encodes MGLFRNKRTVQLIFNDHSIRYMEMKQINPPLPIKWGERVLPEGIIRNGKVVNKESLQLILEECAEIWKIKKRDIQIVVPDALIIIRKISIPIDIKEDELNEYLYLEIGTSIHLPFEEPVFDTVILKEEEEKKEVLLIAAQQELVQEYVDALTEAKLYPIAADISSLASFRLYERLYTAAEEERLLFVHMDLENVNITIFEHGYPIFAHFLPLTFIRDEWELRVNRSQQSELSFQGDMKELMLEYDNVFREVNRLMDFYRYSIHQGREQLTKIILTGDHPMLSTTIKEELSSQFDLPIILPEVDSLLTGFKRSLPSAFHLVLGLALKEVK; translated from the coding sequence ATGGGGTTGTTTCGAAACAAAAGAACTGTCCAACTTATTTTTAATGATCATTCCATTCGGTATATGGAAATGAAACAAATTAATCCCCCTCTGCCGATTAAATGGGGAGAGAGAGTCTTACCAGAAGGAATCATTAGAAATGGAAAAGTGGTCAATAAAGAGAGCTTACAGTTAATACTCGAAGAATGTGCAGAGATATGGAAGATAAAGAAAAGGGACATACAAATTGTAGTACCAGATGCGCTAATTATTATACGAAAAATTTCGATTCCAATAGATATTAAAGAGGACGAATTAAATGAGTATTTGTACTTAGAAATTGGCACATCCATCCATCTTCCATTTGAAGAGCCTGTCTTTGATACAGTTATTTTAAAAGAAGAAGAAGAGAAAAAGGAAGTTCTTTTAATTGCAGCGCAACAAGAACTAGTACAGGAATATGTTGATGCTCTAACAGAAGCAAAACTATATCCAATTGCTGCAGATATTTCCTCACTAGCTTCCTTTCGTTTATATGAAAGACTTTATACAGCTGCGGAAGAGGAAAGACTATTATTTGTACATATGGATTTAGAAAATGTCAATATTACTATTTTTGAGCACGGATATCCGATTTTTGCCCATTTTTTGCCGCTTACCTTTATACGCGACGAGTGGGAACTGCGAGTAAATCGGTCACAGCAATCAGAGCTTAGCTTTCAAGGAGATATGAAAGAGTTAATGCTTGAATATGATAATGTTTTTCGAGAGGTAAACAGATTGATGGATTTTTATCGTTATTCCATTCATCAAGGAAGAGAGCAATTGACGAAAATCATTTTGACAGGTGATCACCCAATGTTATCAACAACCATTAAAGAGGAATTATCTTCACAGTTTGATCTACCAATTATTTTGCCAGAAGTAGATAGCTTATTAACTGGATTCAAGCGATCTTTACCAAGTGCCTTTCACCTTGTTTTAGGATTAGCTTTAAAAGAGGTGAAATAA
- a CDS encoding prepilin peptidase codes for MLFLIFLYGLLFGSFFNVVGLRVPVNQSIVTPRSACPKCGHTLNWYELIPVLSYIFQRGKCSQCKTAISPIYPIVELITGLLFILAPFKLGWTSELFVAWTLISLLMIILVSDLAYMIIPDKVLVVFSIILIIGKIIIPHTTWVFSISGAAVGFFLLLFLAVISKGGMGGGDIKLFAVIGFVLGPKLVLLAFFLASLFGAVIGIIGMLLKHFKKREPIPFGPYIVLGTLIAYFYGSNLIIFYFQLLNI; via the coding sequence ATGCTATTCCTAATCTTCCTATACGGACTCCTATTCGGCTCCTTCTTTAACGTAGTCGGTCTTAGAGTCCCTGTCAATCAGTCGATTGTTACTCCGCGTTCAGCCTGTCCGAAATGTGGACATACATTAAATTGGTATGAATTAATACCTGTATTATCTTATATTTTTCAAAGGGGGAAATGCAGTCAGTGTAAGACTGCCATTTCCCCTATTTACCCGATTGTCGAATTGATAACCGGTCTTTTGTTTATTTTGGCACCATTTAAATTAGGCTGGACAAGTGAACTTTTCGTTGCTTGGACACTCATTTCCTTGTTGATGATTATACTAGTATCCGATCTTGCTTATATGATCATTCCAGATAAAGTATTGGTTGTCTTTTCTATAATCCTTATTATAGGAAAAATAATAATTCCTCATACCACTTGGGTCTTCTCTATTTCAGGGGCTGCCGTCGGTTTTTTCTTATTGCTGTTCCTAGCAGTTATTAGTAAGGGCGGCATGGGCGGCGGTGACATTAAGTTATTTGCTGTTATTGGCTTTGTGTTAGGACCGAAATTAGTTCTATTAGCTTTTTTCCTTGCTTCCTTATTTGGTGCTGTAATTGGTATAATTGGAATGTTATTAAAGCATTTTAAGAAGAGGGAGCCAATTCCGTTTGGTCCATATATTGTTTTAGGGACACTTATCGCCTATTTTTATGGATCAAATCTAATAATTTTTTACTTTCAACTTCTTAACATATAA
- a CDS encoding competence type IV pilus major pilin ComGC, giving the protein MKKIINRIKNQKGLTLIELLAVVVILGIIAAIAVPSVGKIIDNTKKDAHVANAQQMINSAKLAVSADTGLLPSKDSKYITMEYLEQQGYLDTVKDPDGGDYTKGTNETTTAAPTSVSYVKITKGTEGKYSYSAKLVGSERGITETPEADLSRDDVK; this is encoded by the coding sequence ATGAAAAAAATAATAAATCGCATTAAAAATCAAAAAGGGTTAACGTTAATTGAGCTACTTGCTGTTGTCGTTATTCTTGGAATCATTGCAGCAATTGCTGTGCCGAGTGTAGGGAAAATTATCGATAACACAAAGAAAGATGCGCATGTGGCAAACGCACAGCAAATGATTAACTCTGCTAAATTGGCTGTTTCGGCGGATACGGGGTTATTGCCGAGTAAAGATTCTAAATATATAACAATGGAATATTTAGAGCAACAAGGTTATTTAGATACAGTGAAAGATCCAGATGGTGGTGATTACACTAAAGGTACAAATGAAACAACGACTGCTGCTCCTACTAGTGTTTCTTATGTGAAAATTACAAAAGGTACGGAAGGTAAGTACAGTTATTCCGCTAAATTAGTCGGTAGTGAGAGAGGGATTACTGAAACTCCTGAAGCAGATTTATCAAGGGATGATGTAAAATAA
- a CDS encoding type II secretion system F family protein, producing MARFKYTGRTIQGKKEGNINASSKREALFLLRDQGVRVTEIIEIKESFFTKDIVIGNPVKLQDMVIYLRQFATLLSAGISIIDSTKILAEQTTSKALRKVLKEVKEDLREGNPLSNAAEKHRKVFSSMFINMVRAGEVSGNMDETLERLAIHYERQHFTKQKIISALAYPASVGLLSIGVVIFLLIYVVPIFVGMFASLGGKLPFITQFVLDASAFVQSFWWLIALIVILFTIVFMLLRNNETSKYYLDYAVLRMPIIGKLLQKAELAKMTRTLSSLFSSSVPILQALSIVESVVENKVIAEVVNKSHTALENGQSLIEPMRKHWAFPPLITQMIAIGEETGSLDLMLGKVADFYEKEVEVSTDRLKAILEPLLIVLLAGLVGVIVSALMIPMFEIFNQVDNY from the coding sequence ATGGCTCGATTTAAGTACACGGGGAGAACGATACAAGGGAAAAAAGAAGGAAACATTAACGCTTCTTCAAAGCGGGAGGCTTTATTTTTACTAAGGGATCAAGGTGTTCGGGTTACAGAAATTATTGAAATAAAAGAATCGTTCTTTACAAAGGATATAGTCATAGGGAATCCTGTTAAATTGCAGGATATGGTTATTTATTTACGACAGTTCGCCACTCTGTTATCAGCAGGTATATCTATAATTGATTCAACGAAAATTCTTGCAGAACAAACTACGAGTAAAGCGCTGCGAAAGGTTTTAAAAGAAGTAAAAGAGGATTTAAGAGAAGGAAATCCTCTATCTAATGCCGCTGAAAAGCATCGAAAGGTTTTCTCATCCATGTTCATCAACATGGTGAGAGCTGGAGAGGTAAGCGGAAATATGGATGAAACGCTTGAGCGTTTGGCAATTCATTATGAAAGACAGCATTTTACGAAGCAAAAGATTATTTCTGCACTTGCTTATCCAGCATCTGTTGGGTTGCTTTCAATAGGAGTTGTTATCTTTTTATTAATTTATGTTGTGCCAATTTTTGTTGGAATGTTTGCTAGCTTAGGTGGGAAATTACCGTTTATTACACAATTTGTGCTAGATGCAAGTGCCTTTGTACAATCATTTTGGTGGTTAATAGCCTTAATTGTAATTCTATTTACGATTGTATTTATGCTATTGCGAAATAATGAGACGTCTAAATATTATTTGGATTATGCTGTATTAAGGATGCCGATTATAGGGAAGCTACTACAGAAGGCAGAACTAGCAAAAATGACACGTACATTAAGCTCCTTATTCTCGAGTTCTGTGCCAATTCTACAGGCGCTATCCATTGTAGAATCAGTAGTGGAAAATAAAGTAATAGCTGAAGTAGTTAATAAATCGCACACTGCCTTGGAAAATGGCCAGTCGTTGATTGAACCGATGAGAAAGCATTGGGCCTTCCCTCCTCTTATTACTCAAATGATTGCCATAGGAGAAGAAACTGGGTCATTAGACCTTATGCTTGGAAAAGTTGCCGACTTTTATGAAAAAGAAGTGGAAGTTAGTACAGATCGGCTAAAAGCAATCCTTGAGCCATTGTTAATTGTCCTACTGGCAGGACTTGTAGGAGTTATTGTTTCAGCGCTGATGATACCAATGTTTGAAATTTTTAATCAAGTGGATAATTATTAA